In a single window of the Anaerotruncus rubiinfantis genome:
- a CDS encoding BMC domain-containing protein, with amino-acid sequence MGKAIGMIETNSIARGIEACDFMIKAARVELLRSTTVCPGKYIVLVGGETSEVSAAMEIGKEISGGYLVDSLLIPNVHEQVLTAVHGAVDVDPRGAVGVIEFYSLASAIQAADIAVKAAEITLIEVRVGYAVGGKGFVTLCGDVSAVNAAVEAAAAETELLVDTCVIPRPDSALLTQLL; translated from the coding sequence ATGGGAAAAGCAATTGGAATGATCGAGACAAACAGCATTGCCAGAGGGATCGAAGCCTGTGATTTTATGATAAAGGCCGCTCGCGTGGAACTTCTTCGGTCCACCACCGTTTGTCCCGGAAAATATATCGTATTGGTCGGCGGTGAGACTTCAGAGGTGTCCGCCGCAATGGAGATCGGCAAAGAGATCAGCGGCGGGTATCTGGTGGACAGCCTCTTGATTCCCAATGTACACGAACAGGTTCTGACTGCGGTACATGGAGCAGTGGATGTGGATCCGCGGGGGGCGGTGGGCGTCATTGAGTTCTATTCCCTTGCCTCGGCAATCCAGGCGGCGGATATTGCCGTCAAAGCGGCGGAGATCACACTGATTGAAGTCCGCGTCGGCTATGCGGTGGGCGGTAAGGGCTTTGTGACGCTGTGCGGCGATGTGTCCGCGGTAAACGCGGCGGTAGAAGCTGCGGCGGCAGAGACGGAATTGTTGGTGGATACTTGTGTGATTCCCCGTCCGGATTCTGCGCTTTTGACGCAACTGCTCTAG
- a CDS encoding YitT family protein, whose product MMIKKEKHASWAKYREEALMILVGCSLYALSMAVIDQASIIPGNLMGIAVVCNTLFDWPTGLVNLILSIPTIVIGTLVIGKKMLAYTVVAILGTSALIDWWVPILSYSSAGGSLLPTIMGALMMGVGCGMMFYAGATTGGTTILGRLLLLRFPKMKLGNLLIMMDGVIIAAGTIVMRDMVGFIYSILFEVVLCKTVDAVIYGFRKCFSTRW is encoded by the coding sequence ATGATGATTAAAAAAGAAAAGCATGCTTCTTGGGCGAAGTATCGAGAAGAAGCTTTGATGATTCTGGTCGGCTGTTCGCTATACGCTTTGTCAATGGCTGTGATCGATCAGGCGTCTATCATCCCAGGCAACTTGATGGGGATTGCTGTTGTTTGCAACACATTATTCGATTGGCCGACAGGTCTGGTGAATCTCATCCTCAGCATTCCGACCATAGTTATAGGAACGTTGGTGATTGGGAAGAAGATGCTGGCCTATACAGTCGTCGCCATCCTAGGAACGTCCGCGCTGATCGATTGGTGGGTTCCAATCCTTTCATATAGCTCTGCCGGTGGTTCGCTGCTTCCGACTATAATGGGGGCTTTGATGATGGGGGTAGGCTGCGGGATGATGTTCTATGCCGGAGCAACCACGGGAGGGACTACGATCTTAGGGAGACTGCTACTACTGCGGTTTCCCAAAATGAAACTTGGGAATCTGCTGATTATGATGGATGGCGTGATTATTGCAGCAGGGACAATTGTGATGCGGGATATGGTTGGTTTTATATATTCCATTCTTTTTGAAGTGGTATTGTGTAAAACCGTCGATGCTGTTATATATGGGTTTCGAAAATGTTTTTCAACGCGCTGGTAA
- a CDS encoding BMC domain-containing protein — protein MKYALIQRPSPATISMLKRKTADAGIKAELGGRMVEAVGLCQGSVLEVLVASDVAEKAAGVTAGEVNGNCPQHITCLAILGDTEAVHAAMEAVKAATATI, from the coding sequence ATGAAGTATGCCCTAATACAAAGGCCGTCGCCAGCAACAATCAGTATGCTGAAAAGAAAAACTGCAGATGCAGGTATTAAGGCAGAATTGGGCGGTCGTATGGTAGAAGCGGTCGGACTTTGCCAGGGATCGGTTTTGGAAGTATTGGTTGCCAGCGACGTAGCAGAGAAGGCAGCCGGAGTCACAGCGGGAGAAGTAAATGGAAATTGCCCGCAGCATATTACCTGTCTGGCAATTTTAGGAGATACCGAAGCCGTTCATGCTGCCATGGAAGCGGTGAAGGCAGCGACGGCGACAATCTGA
- the spoVG gene encoding septation regulator SpoVG encodes MNITDVKIRKIEKEGRLRAVVSITVDSDLVLHDLKVVQGSDKLFVAMPSRRERNGQWHDICHPITGAARAQIEDVVLASYQTLMHAQEEKNPIFRVCFTAQKSYGGKLQPKMGAGNLPICLEIDLPAADSLLQEVKKFHDKHHTSYRSIRAFRYPFKIGDMIANDIESLNESAKLISKMDEETISILQSRLNAKAPVCEYELEEWCKELQQLCREKGPAPL; translated from the coding sequence ATGAATATTACCGATGTCAAAATTAGAAAGATCGAAAAAGAAGGACGGCTTAGAGCAGTGGTATCCATAACAGTCGATTCTGATCTGGTGCTTCATGACCTCAAGGTTGTCCAGGGTTCTGATAAGCTATTTGTTGCTATGCCGTCCAGACGCGAACGAAATGGTCAATGGCACGATATCTGTCACCCCATTACTGGTGCTGCCAGAGCGCAAATTGAAGATGTGGTTCTCGCCTCCTATCAGACCCTCATGCATGCCCAGGAAGAAAAAAATCCCATCTTCCGCGTGTGCTTTACCGCCCAAAAGTCCTACGGCGGCAAATTGCAGCCCAAAATGGGCGCAGGCAATCTGCCCATCTGCCTTGAAATTGATCTTCCAGCAGCAGATAGCCTGCTTCAGGAAGTGAAGAAATTCCATGATAAACACCACACCAGCTATCGATCTATCCGTGCTTTCCGGTATCCTTTCAAAATCGGAGATATGATCGCAAACGACATCGAATCACTGAACGAATCCGCAAAGCTGATCAGCAAAATGGATGAAGAAACAATCAGCATCCTTCAATCCCGACTCAATGCAAAGGCGCCTGTATGTGAATATGAACTGGAAGAGTGGTGTAAGGAATTGCAGCAGCTTTGCAGGGAAAAGGGACCGGCGCCTCTTTGA
- a CDS encoding DNA adenine methylase — MLEKLLKSFIPWVGGKGALRKLIYRLFPSGYKKYVEVFGGGGSVLFGRKHPQKCMEIYNDANGDLVNLFYCVKNKPLALLAELGFLPLHARDEFKILKKFLKKEEFTDDDLKEELELAEHFLPPPDFEEIRILLAGQAALRDVRRAAAYYKLIRYSYGGGGNSYGARPLDIRRGFHLIWECSRRLAEVVIEHKDFEALIETYDSSETLFYIDPPYFEAECYEVEFSLNDHYRLMQVLSKCEGMWVLSYNDCPFIRNLYAGYRIYPVRRLNNMAQRYESGKEYPEVIILNYDPKEYAKENPIQMTLFQSDQEDEDEYDYVIANEQEELT; from the coding sequence ATCCTCGAAAAACTCCTCAAAAGTTTCATTCCCTGGGTTGGCGGAAAAGGAGCGCTGAGAAAACTCATCTACCGTCTATTTCCAAGCGGCTATAAGAAATATGTCGAGGTATTCGGCGGCGGTGGATCGGTACTCTTTGGCCGCAAGCATCCTCAAAAATGTATGGAGATTTACAATGACGCCAACGGTGATCTTGTAAATCTTTTCTATTGTGTCAAAAATAAACCGCTGGCCCTGCTCGCAGAACTTGGCTTTTTGCCACTCCATGCGAGGGATGAATTTAAAATTCTGAAGAAATTCCTGAAAAAGGAAGAATTCACAGATGACGACCTCAAAGAAGAACTGGAACTGGCCGAACACTTTCTGCCCCCTCCTGACTTTGAGGAGATCCGGATATTGCTAGCCGGGCAGGCTGCACTGCGGGACGTCCGGCGCGCCGCAGCGTACTACAAGCTGATCCGTTACAGCTATGGAGGCGGTGGAAATTCCTATGGAGCGCGCCCGCTGGATATTCGTCGTGGATTCCATTTGATCTGGGAGTGCTCCCGGCGCCTTGCTGAAGTGGTTATAGAACATAAGGATTTTGAAGCGTTGATTGAAACCTACGACAGCTCCGAAACGCTGTTTTATATTGATCCGCCTTATTTTGAAGCGGAGTGCTATGAAGTGGAATTTTCTCTGAACGATCACTACCGTCTCATGCAGGTGCTGAGTAAGTGCGAAGGGATGTGGGTACTTTCCTACAACGACTGCCCGTTTATTCGAAATCTCTACGCAGGATATCGTATCTATCCTGTCCGCCGTCTGAACAATATGGCGCAGCGATACGAAAGTGGGAAAGAATACCCCGAGGTCATTATTCTAAACTACGACCCCAAAGAGTACGCAAAAGAAAACCCCATCCAAATGACCCTCTTTCAGTCTGATCAGGAGGATGAGGATGAATATGATTACGTCATTGCCAACGAACAGGAGGAACTCACATGA
- a CDS encoding AbrB/MazE/SpoVT family DNA-binding domain-containing protein — MKNHTMKKDFCIPAQFLDVAGLSASAGGTMMTIAPGVIILMNPIQDDEERREVMIALRKTAFSLRIKSGDSCEDDPDDGFHIPSYLLREAGIDPNKSLDVVIDDGSLIISPAQNPESEIFPEDALLQGVSLLRTLGMPLGLIRRILREGADEDAV, encoded by the coding sequence ATGAAGAACCACACGATGAAGAAGGATTTTTGCATTCCTGCCCAGTTTCTTGATGTGGCGGGGCTTTCCGCCTCTGCGGGCGGCACAATGATGACCATTGCTCCCGGCGTGATTATCCTGATGAATCCCATCCAGGATGATGAGGAGCGGCGTGAGGTTATGATCGCGCTTCGTAAAACAGCCTTTTCTCTTAGGATTAAGTCTGGAGATTCCTGTGAAGATGATCCGGATGATGGCTTTCACATTCCTTCCTATCTGCTGCGGGAAGCAGGTATCGACCCCAACAAAAGTCTGGATGTCGTCATCGACGACGGCTCCCTCATCATTTCCCCCGCTCAAAATCCGGAAAGTGAGATTTTTCCAGAAGACGCTCTGCTGCAGGGTGTTTCATTACTCCGGACACTTGGAATGCCCTTGGGCTTGATCCGAAGAATTCTGAGGGAAGGAGCCGACGAAGATGCCGTGTGA
- a CDS encoding AbrB/MazE/SpoVT family DNA-binding domain-containing protein has protein sequence MPCENGIYRLIDCKGRIYIPKPFRDTLELECGGFVRLIPAEGGLQIRKVALIEVGDQSPEAVEAFVKAAINQMPFNKRLEMASLMIGRESGEMV, from the coding sequence ATGCCGTGTGAAAATGGGATTTATCGTCTCATCGATTGTAAAGGCCGGATCTATATTCCAAAGCCCTTCCGGGACACTCTGGAGTTGGAGTGCGGCGGTTTCGTCCGGCTGATACCCGCTGAAGGAGGTTTGCAGATTCGAAAGGTTGCACTGATTGAGGTGGGGGATCAATCTCCGGAAGCTGTGGAAGCCTTTGTAAAAGCCGCAATCAATCAAATGCCTTTTAACAAGCGGCTGGAAATGGCATCGCTGATGATTGGCCGGGAAAGCGGGGAAATGGTATGA
- a CDS encoding DUF3849 domain-containing protein, producing the protein MLSRYGKDRVFHVLANTVLYFNHAQGFQAHLAWARELALPPDETGLLNRRGTYLVRGPVETIGAFISLAKSQSEDIDAILESADSEQCFRLNL; encoded by the coding sequence ATCCTGTCGCGGTATGGTAAGGATCGCGTATTCCATGTGCTGGCAAACACTGTCCTGTACTTTAATCACGCGCAAGGCTTCCAAGCGCACTTGGCGTGGGCGCGTGAACTGGCGCTACCTCCGGATGAAACCGGATTGCTCAACCGGCGCGGGACTTATTTGGTGCGCGGTCCCGTAGAAACAATCGGCGCTTTCATTTCGCTGGCGAAATCCCAAAGTGAAGACATCGATGCAATACTGGAGAGTGCTGACTCTGAACAGTGCTTCCGACTCAACTTATAA
- a CDS encoding class D sortase, whose product MNRLKGTWQGAGKWFLIGLPLAVLILGCVVWRVNTALVTSPRTVADSLHETEVTFDLDNNRAYTADDGVVVIAPESHERNDSAGETEKKPERQKTVAVFADTQQIWDQSIPLSTENYTLPDEIRLVDGSIGTLIIPKINLSASVYETVRHGEEMESMTKGIAHFAITSAWDGNIGLCSHNEAPEGAAAFFRDIHLLRPGDELTYKTAQGERRYKVTEIKEISEDDWSYLMRCEDGINRVTMITCITGKPNKRLMVQATEV is encoded by the coding sequence ATGAACAGATTAAAAGGAACGTGGCAAGGAGCCGGCAAATGGTTCTTGATCGGGCTTCCGTTGGCTGTTCTAATCCTTGGTTGTGTGGTCTGGCGTGTAAACACAGCACTGGTGACCTCTCCCAGAACAGTAGCCGATTCTCTTCACGAAACAGAAGTGACATTCGATTTGGATAACAATCGTGCTTATACCGCAGATGATGGCGTTGTAGTTATCGCACCGGAAAGCCACGAACGAAATGACAGCGCCGGGGAAACAGAAAAAAAGCCGGAGCGCCAAAAAACAGTCGCTGTCTTTGCCGATACACAACAGATATGGGACCAGTCCATTCCTCTGTCTACCGAAAATTATACGTTGCCGGACGAGATCAGGTTAGTGGACGGCTCAATTGGTACGCTTATAATTCCGAAGATCAATCTGTCGGCAAGTGTATATGAAACCGTGCGGCATGGTGAAGAAATGGAATCCATGACCAAGGGAATCGCACACTTTGCAATCACGTCTGCCTGGGACGGCAATATCGGATTGTGCAGCCACAACGAAGCGCCGGAAGGTGCGGCCGCATTTTTTCGGGATATCCATCTGCTCCGCCCTGGTGACGAACTAACCTATAAAACGGCACAAGGAGAACGGCGGTACAAAGTCACCGAGATAAAGGAAATTTCGGAAGATGATTGGTCTTACCTGATGCGCTGCGAGGACGGGATTAACAGGGTGACGATGATCACCTGCATTACCGGAAAGCCCAATAAACGGCTGATGGTACAAGCAACTGAAGTGTAA
- a CDS encoding CAP domain-containing protein has product MKKKQAAAWLCTALLLAGMPATIHAEDTEVYQFEAFLVDGGTSGGHTPPTSPSKYQDTESILPGDESALAEQEEVDLDALAEEVFKLTNAEREKAGLPALLVDGQLSEMAMQRAKELEATFTHDRPDGSKCSTVFNEYETSLNWYGENIAYGQPTPERVISAWMNSQSHQKNLLRKKAEYLGIGVWQDSRGLLYWVQVFGKE; this is encoded by the coding sequence ATGAAGAAAAAGCAGGCTGCCGCATGGCTCTGCACCGCGCTCCTCTTGGCAGGGATGCCAGCTACGATACATGCTGAGGATACGGAAGTATATCAATTCGAAGCGTTCCTCGTAGACGGTGGAACTTCCGGAGGACATACGCCTCCAACTTCACCATCAAAATACCAGGACACCGAATCCATACTGCCTGGGGATGAATCGGCGCTGGCCGAACAGGAGGAAGTGGATCTGGACGCGCTGGCGGAAGAAGTATTCAAGTTAACCAACGCTGAACGTGAAAAAGCTGGCCTGCCCGCCCTGCTGGTGGATGGGCAGCTCTCCGAAATGGCAATGCAACGCGCAAAGGAGCTTGAAGCAACCTTTACCCATGACCGTCCGGATGGAAGTAAATGTTCAACAGTATTCAATGAATACGAAACCAGCTTAAATTGGTATGGGGAAAATATCGCATATGGACAGCCAACGCCCGAGCGGGTGATTTCCGCATGGATGAATTCTCAAAGCCATCAGAAAAATCTCTTGAGAAAAAAAGCGGAGTATCTAGGAATTGGAGTCTGGCAGGATAGCAGAGGACTCCTTTATTGGGTACAGGTCTTCGGCAAAGAGTAA
- a CDS encoding SpaA isopeptide-forming pilin-related protein, protein MKSAAFTLFHPGDSQGGKIDALGSVLPVSSFGPAYVILPPQFDRRKEDMMKQHGKMAPRRFLATLLAVMMLVTTDSSSLALEPLVNLQPVVSGEEENVIPDSSSSENSDEPPSSSEDEQAPEQDEGQNSSSESEDPASSLPEYPEEDSPISSSEEAVLPDEQLPAEEETVENSGLDPPDSASFEAFITSGLMRRSRAATSREALFINMKTVPEFSFRYPFGSGTSTFAFYVYWTSEGQTAYCIEPARFDSNHGTPITGSMTWSGLSMEKQQAIARVMAANTAGHSDYASYAAAQVLIWEIAIGQKHKAGSVYQGVIAPHASALAPKYDSLLSKYQNVGEIPSFMSKDKSNPTVHTMTEDGGGYSIDLKNANSKVTLQKNAFKSQAQLDFAVSGSTLTVTSADQPGSDSFVTWESQPGQSGLIFWNSSEQAKASATEPTNPPVNGYMSFSSEAVSPEVPDEGDEPQQVGYLTIYKYDGETNLPLGGAVFKLECEGFRDDAFPVPYGGATAVIPLPKGKTSVDVKVTEVTAPDGYQKSSETKTVTVTANNISNVAEVGFTNYPLECSLTIYKYEKGNKGKPLQGAQFEIRYADPDVSAEVWTLTTGTDGRIHVDLPSAGTLVCTELSAPAGYVIGQQESYTITVSKGEDKLLEVPNDKKADIIVYKKDNQTGQLLQGAVIKATLLRSHTEPFESGMVYTRTTGPDGRAVFDNMIPGEYRIEETSPPQFYLPTEIVHTVNVYDGSHEPVELEFRNDPWTGLTIKKVDATNGKGLEGAIFKLYEGAAAENTKFLGDFQSNENGIVTITDLESSKYYTIVESQPPYGYFLDEEHNVQTILIKPEAINENITVIFRNMPKPKLKIIKINEADETERLPGAVFRVAKKGSQEYIDVETGADGTVLLENLEATWYTIFELRSPTGFTLDTEHYDILLEAGKTSELVVKNHKKPTLTIEKIDSMTLQPMDGVIFEVSIKNGKSLGQFTTSGGKIVLEDVEPGLIYLVKEIRTLPGYLLDETVHEVKLNSNESIPLPLSNTPEQPILIEKRDSVTGEPIPDTTFLVTRSTGELVGEYTTGSNGFATVAGEGVVPGWYQIREVKSNPSYIPAEETKLVELKYGEPAVVLFHNKPRTGLQIQKKDGVTLQPIENVGFEILEVNGESLGIFYSDESGLINLPGQDEKWVQIVEVAPKQGYKPDPAPRLVQLESGKLHIEEYRNQPYPTLEITKVNEKGQPMPGVKIRVSDYLHREIGIFTTSAAGKIVLSGMDGDQILYVQEVETLPGYELDQAEYEAAMAWGQKTPIRIVNRPKASLRLLKLDAETEKPIDNVRFNLYDWGRNLIDEFDTDERGLIEIRQELPAGKYRLREIRAEGYVVDETEHVVELKPGETTELTLKNQPERGRIQIVKKAADDNPVTKDKAGGLLKGAEFTIYNDKLEVVDVITTGPDGIATSKPLPLATYGIKETSSPDYYLTDGKVFYATLKIADDLVRFEVLNESVDVDVTVEKRGNVEVLAGDVMRYDFSEIHNCSNVGLEEFYWHDKLPVESVRLNKIVTGTWSERLDYSVEYKTNRKNRWRTLEDDLSTRTSHTLDCSRETLNLAANEYVTEIRFEFGAVGQDFCEETGPSIYVTTLADLADGYRIINRTDVGGRIEGEWVVAKDTWITVVWAKPRGGLPKTGI, encoded by the coding sequence TTGAAATCAGCGGCTTTTACTCTTTTCCATCCCGGAGATTCCCAAGGCGGCAAAATTGACGCATTAGGCTCGGTTTTGCCGGTTTCATCATTCGGGCCTGCTTACGTCATCCTGCCGCCGCAGTTTGATCGCAGAAAGGAAGATATGATGAAACAACACGGTAAAATGGCGCCCCGGCGCTTTCTGGCAACACTGCTGGCAGTAATGATGCTTGTTACCACAGACTCCAGCTCCTTGGCATTGGAACCGCTGGTCAATTTGCAGCCGGTGGTATCGGGCGAGGAGGAAAACGTTATTCCCGATTCCTCATCTTCTGAAAATTCCGATGAGCCGCCCTCATCCTCTGAAGATGAGCAGGCACCGGAACAGGATGAGGGGCAAAACTCCTCGTCTGAAAGTGAAGATCCGGCTTCGTCGTTGCCGGAATATCCGGAGGAGGATTCTCCCATATCAAGCAGCGAGGAGGCCGTTCTTCCGGATGAACAACTCCCGGCAGAAGAAGAAACCGTTGAGAACTCTGGCCTTGACCCGCCGGACAGCGCGTCTTTCGAGGCGTTTATAACATCAGGATTGATGCGGAGATCCCGCGCAGCAACATCAAGGGAAGCGCTTTTCATCAATATGAAGACGGTTCCGGAGTTCTCCTTTAGATATCCATTTGGATCAGGAACTTCGACCTTTGCCTTTTATGTGTATTGGACATCGGAGGGACAAACGGCTTACTGTATCGAACCCGCCCGCTTCGACAGCAACCACGGAACCCCTATTACCGGGTCTATGACCTGGTCCGGGCTGTCGATGGAAAAGCAGCAGGCAATCGCCCGCGTAATGGCTGCCAATACCGCGGGGCACTCAGACTACGCTTCCTATGCCGCCGCCCAGGTATTGATCTGGGAGATCGCGATTGGACAGAAGCACAAGGCGGGAAGCGTCTATCAGGGAGTCATTGCCCCCCACGCTTCCGCACTGGCCCCCAAGTACGATTCCCTGCTCAGCAAATATCAGAATGTTGGCGAGATCCCCAGTTTTATGAGTAAAGACAAGAGCAACCCCACGGTTCATACGATGACAGAGGATGGCGGCGGATATTCCATTGATCTTAAAAATGCAAACAGCAAGGTAACTCTGCAAAAAAATGCGTTCAAATCCCAAGCACAATTGGATTTCGCTGTTTCGGGAAGTACTCTTACCGTAACCTCCGCCGATCAACCGGGCAGCGATTCATTCGTTACATGGGAAAGTCAACCAGGACAAAGCGGCCTTATCTTCTGGAACAGTTCGGAACAGGCTAAAGCCAGTGCCACCGAACCCACAAATCCGCCTGTAAACGGCTACATGTCCTTTAGTTCGGAGGCCGTATCCCCGGAGGTACCGGATGAAGGGGATGAACCGCAGCAGGTCGGATACCTCACGATCTATAAATATGATGGCGAAACAAACCTTCCCCTTGGCGGCGCTGTTTTCAAACTGGAGTGCGAGGGGTTCCGGGATGATGCATTCCCAGTTCCCTACGGTGGGGCGACTGCTGTAATTCCTCTTCCCAAAGGAAAAACTTCAGTCGATGTGAAGGTAACGGAGGTCACCGCTCCGGACGGCTACCAAAAATCCAGCGAAACGAAAACCGTTACGGTAACCGCGAACAACATCAGCAATGTAGCGGAGGTCGGCTTTACAAACTATCCATTGGAATGCTCGCTGACAATTTATAAATATGAAAAGGGTAATAAAGGGAAACCCCTGCAGGGCGCGCAGTTTGAAATCCGCTATGCTGATCCGGATGTTAGCGCTGAAGTCTGGACATTGACAACAGGTACCGACGGCCGTATCCACGTTGATCTCCCCTCGGCTGGAACTCTTGTTTGTACGGAACTGTCCGCTCCGGCGGGTTATGTGATCGGCCAGCAGGAATCTTACACCATCACAGTAAGCAAGGGCGAAGATAAGCTGCTTGAAGTCCCAAACGATAAGAAAGCAGATATCATCGTCTATAAAAAAGACAACCAAACCGGCCAGCTTTTACAGGGGGCGGTAATCAAGGCGACGCTTCTGCGTTCTCACACCGAACCTTTCGAAAGCGGTATGGTTTATACCCGTACCACTGGTCCAGATGGACGTGCGGTATTTGACAACATGATCCCTGGTGAGTATCGGATCGAGGAAACCTCCCCTCCCCAGTTTTATCTGCCTACTGAAATCGTACATACGGTCAATGTATACGACGGTTCCCACGAGCCGGTAGAACTGGAATTTCGCAACGACCCCTGGACAGGGCTTACCATCAAAAAGGTGGACGCTACCAACGGCAAGGGGCTGGAAGGTGCGATCTTTAAACTCTATGAGGGTGCCGCGGCGGAAAATACCAAATTCCTGGGTGATTTCCAAAGCAATGAAAATGGAATTGTGACGATCACTGACCTGGAAAGCAGTAAATATTATACCATTGTGGAATCCCAACCGCCCTATGGCTACTTTTTGGATGAGGAACACAATGTTCAGACCATCCTGATCAAGCCCGAAGCGATCAACGAAAATATTACCGTCATTTTCAGGAATATGCCCAAACCAAAACTCAAGATCATTAAGATCAACGAAGCCGACGAAACAGAACGGCTTCCCGGCGCTGTGTTCCGAGTGGCCAAAAAAGGCTCTCAGGAATATATCGATGTGGAGACGGGAGCAGACGGAACCGTACTGCTCGAAAATCTCGAAGCAACGTGGTATACGATCTTTGAATTGCGAAGCCCGACAGGATTCACGCTTGATACCGAGCATTATGACATTTTGCTTGAAGCGGGTAAAACTTCGGAATTGGTTGTAAAAAATCACAAAAAACCTACCTTGACCATTGAAAAAATCGACAGCATGACACTCCAGCCAATGGATGGGGTGATCTTCGAGGTGAGCATCAAAAACGGGAAGTCTCTCGGACAATTCACTACTTCAGGAGGAAAAATTGTCTTGGAGGATGTTGAACCAGGCCTCATTTATCTGGTAAAAGAAATACGAACTTTGCCTGGGTACCTCTTGGACGAAACCGTACATGAGGTAAAGCTGAATTCCAACGAGAGCATTCCCCTTCCTTTGAGCAATACTCCAGAGCAACCGATCTTGATCGAAAAGAGGGATTCCGTCACCGGCGAACCTATTCCGGATACCACGTTTCTCGTAACTCGGTCAACGGGTGAGCTCGTGGGAGAATATACCACAGGCAGCAACGGTTTCGCAACTGTGGCCGGCGAAGGGGTGGTTCCAGGGTGGTATCAGATCCGGGAGGTCAAGAGCAATCCCTCTTACATCCCCGCAGAAGAAACCAAGCTGGTGGAATTAAAGTATGGGGAACCTGCCGTCGTGCTTTTCCACAACAAGCCCAGGACCGGACTGCAGATTCAGAAAAAGGACGGCGTAACCTTGCAGCCGATTGAAAATGTCGGCTTTGAAATTCTGGAGGTCAATGGAGAGTCCCTGGGCATTTTTTACTCGGACGAATCCGGGCTCATAAACCTTCCCGGCCAGGACGAAAAATGGGTGCAGATCGTGGAGGTCGCTCCAAAACAGGGGTACAAACCCGATCCGGCGCCTCGGCTCGTCCAACTGGAGAGTGGGAAGCTGCACATCGAGGAGTACCGCAACCAGCCCTATCCTACTTTGGAAATCACCAAGGTCAATGAAAAGGGGCAGCCGATGCCCGGCGTCAAAATCCGCGTATCTGATTACCTGCATAGAGAAATTGGAATTTTCACTACCTCGGCGGCGGGAAAAATTGTTCTGAGCGGTATGGATGGTGATCAGATCCTATATGTGCAGGAGGTTGAAACATTGCCAGGGTATGAGCTCGATCAGGCCGAATATGAGGCAGCAATGGCGTGGGGGCAGAAAACACCAATCCGGATTGTTAACAGGCCAAAAGCATCCCTGCGCCTGCTGAAGCTGGACGCGGAAACAGAAAAACCGATTGATAATGTGCGATTTAACCTCTACGACTGGGGAAGAAACCTGATTGACGAATTTGACACAGACGAGCGGGGCCTAATCGAAATCCGGCAGGAATTACCCGCAGGCAAATACAGGCTGCGCGAAATCCGCGCCGAGGGCTACGTCGTGGATGAAACCGAGCATGTAGTCGAACTAAAACCTGGCGAAACCACAGAACTTACCCTGAAAAATCAGCCGGAACGGGGACGCATCCAGATTGTCAAAAAGGCGGCAGACGATAATCCGGTCACCAAAGACAAAGCAGGCGGTCTGTTGAAGGGTGCGGAATTCACCATTTACAACGATAAGCTGGAAGTTGTGGACGTCATCACCACTGGCCCGGACGGAATCGCTACCAGTAAACCCCTGCCTCTGGCAACCTATGGAATCAAAGAAACCTCCAGCCCGGATTATTACCTGACGGATGGCAAGGTGTTCTACGCGACGTTAAAGATCGCGGATGACCTTGTCCGCTTCGAAGTGCTCAATGAAAGCGTGGATGTTGACGTAACGGTCGAGAAACGCGGCAATGTGGAAGTGCTGGCAGGCGACGTCATGCGCTACGATTTTTCTGAGATCCACAATTGCTCGAATGTGGGGTTGGAGGAATTTTATTGGCATGATAAATTACCCGTGGAATCAGTTCGACTGAACAAAATTGTCACCGGCACATGGTCGGAACGGCTGGATTATTCGGTGGAGTACAAGACCAACAGAAAGAACCGCTGGAGGACGTTGGAGGACGATCTCTCCACCCGTACCAGCCATACGCTGGATTGCTCACGGGAGACGCTGAACCTCGCAGCCAACGAATATGTCACCGAGATCCGATTCGAGTTTGGGGCTGTGGGACAGGATTTCTGTGAGGAAACGGGACCGTCCATCTATGTCACCACGTTGGCCGATCTCGCGGATGGCTATCGAATCATCAACCGCACAGACGTCGGCGGCAGAATCGAGGGCGAGTGGGTTGTTGCCAAGGATACTTGGATTACGGTAGTCTGGGCAAAGCCCAGAGGCGGACTTCCCAAAACCGGAATCTGA